In one Candidatus Hydrogenedentota bacterium genomic region, the following are encoded:
- the iolG gene encoding inositol 2-dehydrogenase yields MSNDTLEVGLFGTGRIGRLHAQHLAYSIPGAHLRSIADIDTNSASACAANCRVDRVESDYRRILDDDGVQAVVICTPTDSHARLIEEAAQAGKHIFCEKPIAHSLIDIDRALDAAEKARVKLQIGFNRRFDANFSRVRKALRSGEIGAPLLLHIISRDPAPPPVEYVKKSGGIFLDMTIHDFDMARFLMGCEVEEVFTSAAVKVDPAIGAAGDYDTAVIMLRYTNGVIGTIDNCRKAVYGYDQRVEVLGSDGGIHVDNNYPNTAIVSDSASVRRDLPLNFFMERYTESFLTEMRSFVRAVLLDEPVEVTGADGRAAVVMGLAARKSKEENRPVKLSEIT; encoded by the coding sequence ATGAGCAACGACACATTGGAAGTCGGACTTTTTGGCACCGGTCGAATTGGACGCCTTCACGCGCAGCACCTCGCCTATTCGATACCCGGCGCGCACCTTCGCTCGATAGCCGATATCGATACGAACTCGGCCAGCGCCTGCGCGGCGAATTGCCGCGTTGACCGTGTCGAATCGGACTACCGGCGCATTCTCGACGATGACGGAGTGCAAGCCGTTGTCATCTGCACGCCGACGGATTCGCATGCGCGCCTAATCGAAGAGGCCGCGCAAGCGGGCAAGCACATCTTCTGCGAGAAACCGATTGCGCATTCGCTGATCGATATCGATCGCGCGTTGGACGCGGCGGAAAAGGCAAGAGTGAAGCTGCAGATTGGTTTCAACCGCCGCTTCGACGCCAATTTCAGCCGCGTACGCAAGGCGCTTCGGTCCGGCGAAATTGGCGCGCCGCTCTTGCTGCATATTATCAGCCGCGACCCGGCCCCGCCCCCCGTGGAGTACGTCAAGAAGTCCGGTGGTATCTTTCTCGACATGACCATTCACGATTTCGATATGGCCCGTTTCCTGATGGGCTGTGAGGTGGAGGAAGTCTTTACATCGGCCGCCGTAAAAGTAGATCCCGCGATCGGAGCGGCTGGCGACTACGACACTGCGGTGATCATGCTCCGCTACACGAACGGCGTTATCGGGACAATCGACAACTGCCGAAAGGCCGTCTACGGTTATGACCAGCGCGTGGAAGTGCTCGGCAGCGACGGCGGTATTCACGTGGATAACAACTACCCCAACACGGCGATTGTCAGCGATTCCGCGTCTGTGCGGCGTGACTTACCCCTGAACTTCTTCATGGAGCGCTACACAGAGAGTTTCCTGACCGAGATGCGCTCCTTCGTTCGCGCCGTGCTGCTCGACGAGCCTGTCGAAGTCACGGGGGCGGATGGAAGAGCCGCCGTTGTCATGGGGCTTGCCGCACGCAAGTCCAAGGAAGAGAACCGGCCCGTCAAGCTCAGCGAAATCACCTAG